A window of the Thermoleophilia bacterium SCSIO 60948 genome harbors these coding sequences:
- a CDS encoding deaminase yields the protein MSRRVVLYHLMSLDGVGEEPGDWMFAGGPAIFENLGAIIERQDDVLLGRGTYDYWSGFWPTADMEPFASFINETTKHVFTSSPLDDAWPNSVAAAEPAAEYVAALKRGDGGDIGIHGSIGLSRSLLAVDLIDEIRLVVAPALAHTGARLFDGSDGGGLRRLELVESHATAEGAVLLAYRLAPGGSGSA from the coding sequence ATGTCGCGTCGCGTCGTCCTCTACCACCTGATGTCGCTCGACGGGGTGGGCGAAGAGCCGGGCGACTGGATGTTCGCGGGCGGCCCTGCGATCTTCGAGAACCTCGGAGCGATCATCGAGCGCCAGGACGACGTCCTGCTCGGGCGCGGGACCTACGACTATTGGTCGGGCTTCTGGCCCACCGCCGACATGGAGCCGTTCGCGAGCTTCATCAATGAGACCACCAAGCACGTGTTCACCTCGAGTCCGCTCGACGACGCCTGGCCGAACTCGGTCGCCGCCGCGGAGCCCGCCGCCGAGTACGTCGCGGCGCTCAAGCGTGGCGACGGCGGCGACATCGGGATCCACGGCAGCATCGGGCTCTCGCGGTCGCTGCTGGCCGTTGATCTGATCGACGAGATCCGGCTCGTCGTCGCGCCGGCGTTGGCCCACACGGGTGCCCGCCTCTTCGACGGATCAGACGGCGGCGGTCTGCGACGGCTCGAGCTCGTCGAGAGCCACGCCACGGCCGAGGGCGCTGTCCTGCTCGCCTACCGTCTCGCCCCCGGCGGGTCCGGGAGCGCCTAG